In Desulfovibrio sp. JC022, the following proteins share a genomic window:
- the sucD gene encoding succinate--CoA ligase subunit alpha has product MLLNEHLSKTLLKEAAGLPVPTGVKITEKDLPGLEPYFPLPWILKAQVPVGGRGKAGGIQKVDSRDEYEKIAREILSMEIKGNKVPFLRAEPAVDIRKEFYLSLTLSRQRRKVIMTVGREGGVEIENMGPENLLIQEISLPGGLQPNQIRAAFFHIGIAKELFGDFSKIVTNLYNTMLDHGLLLAEINPLALTGYGKLLALDGKIEMDDNIVDLNPSLEKYYQPEHSTPVENIARDAGMSFVSLKGWVGLIANGAGLAMASMDALNFSDLPAANFLDLGGAADQKRIETALRLLFDDNQVKAILINLFGGILSCELVAKALVAALGGKEPEKPIVVRMSGNSAEEGLEVLKQVKGDKLHRARNMQEALDLLTKLKPADTTKIEFPEPIAAMPDSRPKDVGYKSPHEFGIDKDTPILVQGITGAEGRLHTKLMLEYGSNIVAGVTPFKGGQEVLGVPVYNSIKEAQRHHEIGASIIFVPPKLATDAILEAASCEVPWVVCITEGIVQSAMLNVLEQVKGGKSRIVGPNTPGLIVPGQTKIGILPTTPFSPGPVAVLSRSGTLTYEVADRLNQVGIGQSLSIGIGGDSYIGTTFADVFEMLRNHDETKAVMVLGEIGGTAEQDLADYVIETGFDKPVLSFIAGQTAPPGKRLGHAGAILQEGTGVQGKLEKMKAAGFTVCPSLEAIPQLTADALGIKLSE; this is encoded by the coding sequence ATGCTGCTCAACGAACATTTAAGTAAAACACTGCTCAAAGAGGCTGCCGGACTTCCTGTCCCCACCGGAGTGAAAATCACTGAAAAGGATCTTCCCGGCCTGGAACCCTACTTCCCTCTGCCGTGGATTCTCAAGGCACAGGTACCGGTAGGAGGCCGCGGCAAGGCCGGAGGCATCCAGAAGGTTGATTCAAGGGACGAGTATGAAAAAATCGCCCGTGAAATCCTCAGCATGGAAATCAAAGGCAACAAGGTCCCCTTCCTGCGGGCCGAGCCTGCGGTGGATATCCGTAAAGAATTTTATCTTTCCCTGACCTTATCCCGCCAACGCCGCAAAGTCATCATGACTGTAGGACGCGAAGGTGGTGTTGAAATCGAAAACATGGGTCCTGAAAACCTGCTCATTCAGGAAATCAGCCTGCCCGGAGGACTCCAGCCCAACCAGATTCGCGCTGCATTCTTTCATATCGGCATTGCAAAAGAACTTTTCGGTGATTTCAGTAAAATCGTTACCAATCTTTACAACACTATGCTCGACCACGGTCTGCTGCTGGCTGAGATCAACCCGCTGGCTCTGACCGGATACGGCAAGCTGCTCGCCCTTGATGGTAAAATTGAAATGGACGACAACATAGTCGACCTCAATCCTTCACTTGAGAAGTACTACCAGCCTGAACACTCCACCCCGGTGGAAAACATAGCCCGCGACGCCGGAATGAGCTTCGTCTCTCTCAAAGGCTGGGTAGGACTGATCGCCAACGGCGCAGGTCTGGCCATGGCCTCCATGGACGCACTAAACTTCTCCGACCTCCCGGCGGCGAACTTCCTCGATCTTGGCGGCGCAGCGGACCAGAAACGGATTGAAACCGCCCTGCGTTTGCTCTTTGATGACAATCAGGTCAAGGCGATTTTAATCAACCTTTTCGGCGGCATCCTTTCCTGCGAATTGGTTGCCAAGGCTCTCGTGGCCGCTCTGGGCGGCAAGGAACCGGAAAAGCCCATTGTTGTGCGCATGTCCGGTAACAGTGCGGAGGAAGGTCTTGAGGTCCTCAAACAGGTCAAAGGCGATAAGCTGCACCGGGCCAGAAACATGCAGGAAGCCCTCGACCTGCTGACCAAGCTCAAGCCTGCGGACACAACCAAGATCGAATTCCCGGAACCCATCGCAGCCATGCCCGACTCCCGTCCCAAAGATGTCGGCTATAAATCTCCACATGAATTCGGCATCGATAAAGATACTCCCATCCTTGTGCAGGGTATCACCGGTGCTGAAGGCCGTCTGCATACCAAATTAATGCTCGAGTACGGCTCCAACATCGTTGCCGGGGTTACCCCGTTCAAAGGCGGACAGGAAGTACTCGGAGTTCCGGTATATAACTCTATCAAGGAAGCCCAGCGGCACCATGAAATCGGGGCCAGCATTATTTTTGTACCGCCAAAACTGGCAACTGACGCCATCCTTGAAGCGGCTTCCTGCGAAGTTCCGTGGGTGGTCTGCATCACCGAAGGCATTGTACAGTCTGCCATGCTCAACGTGCTGGAGCAGGTCAAAGGCGGTAAATCACGCATTGTCGGCCCTAACACCCCCGGCCTGATCGTACCCGGACAGACCAAAATCGGCATTCTGCCGACCACCCCGTTCTCCCCCGGTCCGGTCGCCGTACTTTCACGTTCCGGTACCTTGACCTATGAAGTTGCCGACCGCCTTAATCAGGTGGGTATCGGGCAGTCTCTGTCTATCGGTATTGGCGGTGACTCATACATCGGCACCACTTTTGCGGATGTTTTTGAGATGCTGCGCAACCACGATGAAACCAAGGCTGTTATGGTTCTTGGTGAAATCGGCGGTACCGCAGAGCAGGATCTTGCTGATTATGTTATCGAAACAGGATTTGACAAACCCGTACTTTCCTTTATTGCTGGTCAGACCGCGCCTCCGGGTAAACGTCTGGGCCACGCAGGTGCGATCCTCCAAGAAGGAACCGGGGTACAGGGTAAGCTGGAAAAAATGAAAGCAGCCGGCTTCACTGTCTGCCCCAGCCTTGAGGCTATCCCACAGCTTACCGCAGACGCACTTGGAATTAAGTTAAGTGAATAA
- a CDS encoding HD domain-containing protein — protein MPENLNKLKILIAGGSIRDLLLGRTPKDLDYLIASGSAEEFLTAFPKARPVGKSYEIFYLKGLEFSLPRVRGNNTDETIDLDLQARDFTINSLALDEEGELYAHPSGLEDLYNRILRPCFADTFKEDPLRVFRAAAFMARFPEFSAHPELIAQMKRCSANSWLKQIAPDRIGVELRKGLNGPKPGNFLRLLIKGKCLEPWFSEFYGADEIPAGPPEYHDKSIAGHTAEIMDKVAGDQLTCWMAMCHDLGKVLTPSEILPSHYGHDKAGAEPAKKLGSRLMLPVKFIRAGETAALLHMKAGNYKELRPGTKVDLLMKLHVSGLLENMINLCHADRKEEVLKHAPADLAEILKVSLPIHERNLGKKSGEKLRNMRAMRIKAFSSNRKWA, from the coding sequence ATGCCTGAAAATTTAAATAAATTAAAGATCCTTATTGCAGGAGGATCAATTAGAGACCTGTTACTCGGCAGAACACCCAAGGACTTGGATTATCTCATTGCGTCCGGTTCTGCGGAAGAGTTCCTTACAGCCTTCCCGAAAGCCCGGCCTGTAGGTAAATCGTATGAAATTTTCTATTTGAAAGGACTTGAATTCTCCTTGCCGAGAGTCAGGGGAAACAACACAGATGAAACCATTGATCTTGACCTTCAAGCCCGCGACTTCACGATAAACAGCCTTGCATTGGATGAAGAAGGGGAACTTTACGCCCATCCCAGTGGATTGGAAGATCTCTACAACCGAATTCTGCGTCCCTGCTTCGCTGATACCTTTAAAGAAGACCCCTTGCGCGTATTCCGGGCAGCAGCCTTCATGGCCCGATTTCCTGAATTCTCCGCCCACCCGGAATTAATTGCGCAGATGAAACGTTGCTCTGCAAACAGCTGGCTTAAACAAATCGCCCCGGACCGCATCGGCGTAGAACTGCGCAAAGGATTGAACGGCCCCAAGCCGGGAAATTTTCTGCGGCTACTGATAAAGGGAAAATGCCTTGAACCATGGTTCAGCGAATTTTACGGAGCAGATGAGATACCGGCAGGGCCGCCGGAGTACCACGATAAATCAATTGCCGGACATACAGCTGAAATTATGGATAAAGTAGCAGGCGACCAACTGACCTGCTGGATGGCCATGTGTCACGATCTGGGCAAGGTACTTACACCTTCAGAGATTCTACCCTCACACTACGGGCACGATAAGGCCGGAGCCGAACCGGCAAAGAAACTGGGCAGCAGACTCATGCTCCCGGTTAAGTTCATCCGCGCCGGGGAAACTGCCGCCCTGCTACACATGAAAGCAGGCAATTATAAGGAACTCAGGCCCGGAACTAAAGTGGACCTGCTTATGAAACTGCATGTATCCGGGTTGCTTGAAAATATGATCAACCTCTGCCATGCGGACAGGAAAGAAGAAGTACTAAAGCACGCCCCCGCAGATCTGGCAGAGATACTGAAAGTATCCCTGCCAATCCACGAGCGAAATCTAGGAAAAAAATCAGGAGAAAAACTGCGCAACATGCGGGCCATGAGGATTAAAGCCTTTAGCAGCAACAGAAAATGGGCTTAG